Proteins encoded within one genomic window of Granulicella pectinivorans:
- a CDS encoding metal-dependent transcriptional regulator, whose product MSKSPSRDTTTESVDDYLKALFHLGSEGKKNVSGGAVAQRLSVAPASVTNMIQKLAAAKLPFVLYERHDGARLTPRGRRRALEIIRHHRLIETFLHRELGYPIDELHDEAERLEHFISESFEDRIAEKMGHPHVDPHGQCIPAKDGSMPESHGLKCFCIRS is encoded by the coding sequence ATGTCAAAGAGCCCTTCGCGAGATACGACGACAGAGTCAGTAGACGATTACCTGAAGGCACTCTTTCATCTGGGGAGTGAAGGTAAGAAAAATGTCAGCGGCGGCGCTGTCGCCCAACGACTTTCGGTCGCACCGGCCTCCGTGACAAACATGATCCAAAAGCTAGCAGCAGCAAAGCTTCCTTTTGTGCTCTATGAACGGCATGATGGAGCGCGTCTCACACCTCGAGGAAGAAGGCGGGCTCTTGAGATCATCCGCCACCATCGGCTCATCGAGACCTTTCTCCATCGGGAGCTCGGCTACCCGATCGATGAGTTGCACGACGAAGCAGAACGGTTGGAGCACTTTATCTCTGAGAGCTTTGAAGACCGGATCGCCGAAAAGATGGGGCATCCGCACGTCGATCCTCACGGGCAGTGCATCCCAGCGAAAGACGGCTCCATGCCTGAATCGCATGGGCTCAAATGCTTTTGCATCCGCTCATAG
- a CDS encoding OmpA family protein, whose amino-acid sequence MHIQRQLKATRGLAISLAMFTSLSLTALAQEATIEGLVTGRSGSSMSVRTADSPKTTVLLSDSTKATEKGGFLGLDRKSLGITALVPGLSVKVEGAYNPDHQLVATKVTFSRSSMKTARQIEAGLNPVNDQVAAAQDQLRTDRKDLDQTQQDLAKNTQDIDATKQGLAATNEITTANTQGVGHANQRIGALDQYATKGSITVNFANGKATVTKKDRDQLTEFVKSAADTPGYMIEVQGYASTSGSAAMNQKLSAERADAVLAIIQQTGVVPMTRILAPAAMGTTNQVATEHSRSAQAQNRRVVVTIVVNQGITG is encoded by the coding sequence ATGCACATTCAGCGTCAGCTCAAAGCAACTCGCGGTTTAGCAATATCCCTGGCGATGTTTACATCGCTTAGTCTCACGGCATTGGCTCAGGAAGCGACGATTGAAGGCCTGGTCACCGGAAGGAGTGGCTCTTCGATGTCAGTGAGGACTGCAGACAGTCCCAAGACCACCGTGCTTCTATCGGACAGCACAAAGGCAACAGAAAAGGGAGGCTTTCTCGGCTTGGATAGAAAAAGCCTTGGCATCACCGCCCTGGTTCCTGGCCTATCCGTGAAGGTCGAGGGTGCGTACAACCCTGATCACCAGTTGGTTGCTACGAAGGTCACATTCTCGCGGAGTTCGATGAAGACTGCGAGACAGATCGAGGCAGGCTTGAATCCCGTCAACGATCAGGTTGCGGCGGCGCAGGATCAACTTCGTACTGATCGCAAAGATCTCGATCAAACCCAGCAGGATCTCGCAAAGAACACTCAGGATATCGACGCCACCAAGCAGGGACTCGCAGCCACGAATGAGATCACGACCGCAAATACACAGGGCGTCGGCCACGCAAACCAGCGAATCGGGGCTTTGGATCAGTACGCTACCAAGGGAAGCATTACCGTCAACTTCGCCAACGGGAAAGCTACGGTCACCAAGAAGGATAGGGATCAGCTTACCGAGTTCGTGAAATCTGCGGCGGATACGCCGGGTTACATGATTGAGGTACAGGGCTACGCTTCGACCTCAGGCTCTGCCGCCATGAATCAAAAGCTGAGCGCAGAACGTGCCGATGCTGTGCTGGCCATCATTCAGCAGACAGGTGTTGTTCCTATGACGAGGATTCTCGCGCCAGCCGCGATGGGAACGACGAACCAAGTCGCAACCGAGCACTCCAGGAGCGCACAGGCTCAGAACCGCCGAGTGGTCGTCACGATCGTCGTCAATCAGGGAATCACCGGTTAG
- a CDS encoding SDR family oxidoreductase, with product MRIFVTGAPGFIGSALVPKLIQAGHEVLGLTRSEAGAEALRTAGAAVQYGNIEDLDSLRDGAAKSDGVIHLAFNHDFSQFQKNCDDDRRAIAAIGEVLLGSNRPFVMTSGTAIASSVDGNPSTEDGPTASWNPRAASEDLMRELTALGVNTTVVRLPQVHDTRKQGLVPYVTAVAREKGVSAYIGDGANRWPAAHISDVARLYHLAFEKAEPGAIYHAVDEEGVSMKAIAEAIGRGLKVPVVSIKPEEADAHFGWLGRFAGHNMPASSALTQLKLNWKPTGPGLIADLDAMDYTLA from the coding sequence ATGCGTATCTTTGTTACCGGTGCACCAGGATTCATCGGTTCGGCGCTCGTTCCGAAGTTGATTCAGGCAGGGCATGAGGTTCTTGGACTTACCCGGTCCGAGGCGGGTGCCGAAGCGCTTCGCACCGCCGGCGCCGCGGTGCAGTACGGCAATATCGAAGACCTCGACAGTCTCCGTGACGGAGCCGCCAAGTCGGATGGGGTGATTCATCTCGCGTTCAATCACGACTTCTCGCAATTTCAGAAGAACTGCGACGATGACCGTAGGGCGATTGCGGCCATCGGTGAGGTATTGCTCGGGTCGAACCGCCCCTTTGTGATGACCTCCGGGACGGCGATCGCGTCCTCCGTGGATGGTAATCCATCTACGGAAGACGGTCCAACTGCTTCGTGGAATCCGCGGGCTGCTTCAGAGGACTTGATGCGGGAACTGACGGCACTCGGGGTAAACACCACCGTGGTGAGGTTGCCGCAGGTGCACGACACCCGCAAGCAGGGGCTGGTGCCCTACGTGACGGCGGTGGCGCGCGAGAAAGGGGTGTCTGCCTACATCGGAGACGGTGCCAATCGTTGGCCGGCGGCGCATATCTCGGATGTAGCGCGGCTCTACCACCTCGCATTTGAGAAGGCTGAACCGGGTGCGATCTACCACGCAGTGGACGAGGAGGGAGTTTCCATGAAGGCCATAGCCGAAGCGATCGGTCGTGGGCTGAAGGTACCTGTAGTTAGCATCAAGCCGGAAGAGGCCGACGCCCACTTCGGCTGGCTCGGCCGTTTCGCCGGACATAATATGCCTGCTTCCAGCGCGCTCACGCAACTGAAGCTCAATTGGAAGCCAACCGGGCCAGGATTGATTGCCGACCTGGATGCTATGGACTACACGCTGGCCTAA
- a CDS encoding DUF3291 domain-containing protein, whose translation MTFVSLTRLRIRSIRYLPLFAIHTMRSLRQVKKAPGFITGSLLPDRSWVFWTMTAWDGRESMHRYMITGAHKTAMPHLMHWCDEASVAHWEQEGTALPSWEEADQRMRQSGRVSKVNHPSPEHSGLNYRKPRATGGGTI comes from the coding sequence ATGACATTCGTCAGTCTCACCCGCTTGCGTATCCGCTCCATCCGCTACTTGCCTCTGTTTGCAATCCACACCATGCGATCTCTGCGGCAAGTGAAGAAGGCCCCCGGATTTATCACCGGATCGCTCCTGCCCGACCGAAGCTGGGTGTTCTGGACCATGACAGCATGGGATGGGCGCGAAAGCATGCATCGATACATGATCACAGGGGCACACAAGACCGCAATGCCTCACCTGATGCACTGGTGCGACGAAGCCTCCGTCGCGCACTGGGAGCAAGAAGGCACTGCCCTCCCCTCCTGGGAGGAGGCTGACCAGAGAATGCGCCAGAGCGGTCGCGTCTCCAAGGTGAATCACCCTAGCCCTGAACATTCCGGGCTGAACTACAGGAAACCAAGAGCAACCGGCGGCGGAACGATTTAG
- a CDS encoding AraC family transcriptional regulator yields MNSPIVPSATEFQAQLVTLPPSQAGQGSGQYMDPLSEVLALMKPQVYVAGGFAVLGDAAIHFPRHQGIKCYAMLAGQCWLVVEGVAEPVQLNAGDCFLLPRGLPFRLATDLSLEAVPYTVARARLGISSEALGMIKGARYIAGGHFSLTGSHAGMLLQSLPPVVHIRRESDKAAMRWSLERLREELRDPKPGGSLIAQQLAYTMLIQALRLHLSDTASTGPGWLSALSDKHMSIALAAIHGDPGYPWTLQSLAGRVGMSRSVFALRFRDKVGDTPMEYLTRWRMLLAADRLKTSSDGLSTIAESLGYDSGSAFGKAFRRIMGCSPRQYTKASPVSVVSGA; encoded by the coding sequence ATGAATAGTCCGATCGTCCCATCAGCAACGGAATTTCAAGCGCAGTTAGTCACCCTGCCGCCCAGCCAGGCCGGTCAGGGATCGGGCCAGTATATGGACCCGCTCTCCGAGGTGCTTGCCCTGATGAAGCCGCAGGTCTACGTCGCCGGAGGTTTTGCGGTCCTGGGCGACGCTGCGATCCACTTCCCAAGACATCAAGGGATCAAATGCTATGCCATGCTCGCCGGTCAGTGCTGGCTGGTCGTCGAAGGAGTAGCCGAGCCAGTACAGCTCAACGCCGGGGATTGTTTCCTTCTCCCACGTGGACTGCCCTTCCGGCTTGCAACTGACCTGTCACTGGAAGCGGTTCCATACACGGTCGCCCGGGCGCGGCTGGGAATAAGCAGCGAAGCCCTTGGAATGATCAAAGGAGCGCGCTATATCGCCGGTGGCCACTTTTCGCTGACCGGAAGTCACGCCGGCATGCTTCTGCAATCTTTGCCTCCCGTCGTCCACATCCGGCGCGAATCTGACAAGGCTGCTATGCGCTGGTCTCTGGAACGTCTACGGGAAGAACTGCGCGACCCTAAGCCCGGTGGCTCGCTCATTGCGCAGCAGCTTGCTTACACGATGCTCATTCAGGCCCTTCGCCTGCATCTGAGCGACACGGCTAGCACAGGCCCCGGTTGGCTCTCGGCGCTGTCCGACAAGCATATGAGCATTGCTCTCGCTGCGATTCATGGTGATCCGGGATATCCGTGGACCCTGCAATCCTTAGCTGGACGCGTGGGGATGTCGCGCTCGGTCTTCGCGCTGCGATTCCGCGATAAAGTCGGCGATACACCCATGGAGTACCTCACCCGCTGGCGTATGCTCTTGGCTGCGGATCGCCTCAAGACATCGTCTGACGGGCTCTCCACCATTGCAGAGTCGCTGGGCTACGACTCCGGAAGCGCATTCGGTAAAGCCTTCCGCCGGATTATGGGCTGTTCGCCGAGGCAATACACGAAGGCTAGCCCTGTTTCCGTCGTATCAGGGGCATAA